From a region of the Patescibacteria group bacterium genome:
- the ileS gene encoding isoleucine--tRNA ligase — MENNENKSNFAKMEEEVLGFWDKGDIFEKSVKREAPKGEYVFYDGPPFATGLPHYGHIVGSVMKDVVPRFWTMNGYRVERKWGWDCHGLPIENIVEKELGSKNKSYIEEHVGVAKFNELCRANVLSYVSDWEKIIKRLGRWADMKNSYRTMDLDYMESIWWVFKDLFDKGLIYEGYRSMHVCPRCETTLSQSEVAEGYADIKDLSAIAKFELVDEPGTFVLAWTTTPWTLIGNVALAVGKDIDYVKIREKGIVSVAPIGQAYQTSENREIYIMAKNLFAKDDQKLVRYEIVSEFKGTDLIGKRYQPLFGYYAKDQELENHANGWQIYDADFVTTTDGTGVVHIAPAFGEDDMNLGKAKNLPFIQHVAINGTFKEEVLDFPGLNVKPIGDHMSTDIEIIKYLAHHNGLFSKEKYEHSYPHCWRCDTPLINYATSSWFVNVSKIKLPMLELAQDINWSPQHIKEGRFGSWLEGARDWSISRQRFWASVMPVWRCENEGCDHQVVLGSVAKLKDLSGVQVTDLHKHVVDEVTFPCTKCGGVMHRIPDVLDTWFDSGSMPYAQMHYPFENKEKFEKNFPAEFIAEGQDQTRAWFYYQHVLATGIKQKPAFKNVIVNGIVLAEDGKKMSKKLKNYPDPSLLFDKYGSDALRYYLLTSPVMLAENLNFSEKGVLEAVRKVNMILWNVYKFYELFATDVVLEGVEQPTESQNVLDKWILARLNQLITEVTKGMHEYNLPKATRPIIEFIDDLSTWYIRRSRDRFKGDDEADAKNALATTKHVLIELAKLMAPFTPFIAEQVWQKVSGHDFGDVNQSVHLEAWSNAGQVNVTVLKEMEQVRKIVEMGLAERDKAGIKIRQPLNQLLIKNYDLRTDYENLLKDELNVENVIAEPGTENLVIELDLEITPDLKQKGIKRELVRNINSLRKNADLSIGDDAEIYYETESEVLKTVLEKFAAEIMNDTLGKAIKFGVEQVGDSKEFKIDGEMIKLGVRKI, encoded by the coding sequence ATGGAAAATAACGAAAATAAGAGTAATTTTGCCAAGATGGAGGAGGAAGTTTTGGGATTTTGGGACAAGGGCGATATATTTGAGAAAAGTGTAAAAAGAGAGGCGCCGAAGGGGGAGTATGTTTTTTATGACGGACCGCCGTTTGCGACGGGTTTGCCTCATTATGGTCATATTGTCGGTAGCGTCATGAAAGACGTTGTGCCGCGTTTTTGGACGATGAATGGTTATCGTGTTGAACGTAAATGGGGTTGGGATTGTCATGGCTTGCCGATTGAAAATATTGTTGAGAAAGAATTAGGCTCGAAGAATAAAAGTTATATCGAGGAACACGTGGGCGTCGCCAAGTTTAACGAACTGTGCCGGGCTAATGTTTTGAGTTACGTCAGTGATTGGGAAAAGATTATCAAGCGCTTGGGTCGTTGGGCGGATATGAAAAATAGTTACCGCACGATGGACTTGGATTATATGGAATCGATCTGGTGGGTCTTTAAAGATTTGTTTGACAAGGGCTTGATTTATGAAGGCTATCGCTCAATGCACGTCTGTCCGCGTTGTGAGACAACTTTGTCGCAATCAGAAGTGGCAGAAGGGTATGCTGACATTAAGGACTTGTCGGCGATTGCGAAGTTTGAATTGGTGGACGAGCCGGGAACTTTTGTGTTGGCGTGGACGACTACGCCTTGGACATTGATCGGAAATGTGGCGTTGGCGGTTGGCAAAGACATTGATTATGTTAAAATTCGTGAAAAGGGAATCGTTTCCGTTGCTCCTATTGGTCAGGCATATCAGACATCTGAAAATAGAGAAATTTATATTATGGCAAAAAATTTATTTGCCAAAGATGATCAAAAATTGGTTCGTTATGAAATAGTTAGTGAATTCAAGGGCACTGATTTGATTGGTAAGAGATATCAGCCCTTGTTTGGTTATTATGCCAAAGATCAAGAATTAGAAAATCACGCCAATGGTTGGCAAATTTACGATGCCGATTTTGTGACAACTACTGATGGTACCGGTGTGGTACATATTGCCCCAGCGTTTGGTGAAGATGATATGAATTTGGGTAAGGCGAAGAATTTGCCGTTTATTCAACACGTGGCAATCAATGGTACTTTCAAGGAAGAGGTGCTTGATTTCCCTGGCTTGAATGTGAAGCCGATTGGGGATCATATGAGCACGGATATTGAGATTATAAAATATTTAGCGCATCACAATGGTTTGTTCTCGAAGGAAAAATATGAGCATAGTTATCCGCATTGTTGGCGCTGCGATACACCTTTGATCAACTACGCGACTTCTTCTTGGTTTGTAAACGTAAGCAAGATTAAATTGCCGATGTTGGAATTGGCGCAGGATATTAATTGGTCACCGCAACACATCAAGGAAGGCCGTTTCGGCTCTTGGTTAGAGGGCGCGCGTGATTGGTCAATTTCACGTCAGAGATTTTGGGCATCAGTAATGCCGGTGTGGCGTTGTGAAAATGAAGGTTGTGATCATCAAGTAGTCTTGGGTTCAGTTGCTAAATTAAAAGACTTAAGTGGTGTGCAAGTGACTGATTTACACAAACATGTGGTTGATGAGGTGACCTTTCCTTGTACTAAGTGTGGTGGCGTGATGCATCGCATTCCTGATGTCTTGGATACTTGGTTTGATTCCGGTTCAATGCCGTATGCACAGATGCACTATCCTTTTGAGAATAAAGAAAAGTTTGAAAAGAATTTCCCGGCGGAATTTATTGCTGAGGGGCAAGACCAAACTCGCGCTTGGTTTTATTACCAACATGTCTTGGCGACTGGCATCAAACAGAAGCCGGCTTTCAAGAATGTTATCGTGAATGGTATTGTCTTGGCCGAGGATGGTAAGAAGATGTCGAAGAAGTTAAAGAACTACCCTGATCCATCTTTATTGTTTGACAAATACGGCTCTGACGCACTTCGTTATTATCTTTTGACTTCACCGGTGATGCTGGCTGAGAATTTGAATTTTTCGGAAAAGGGAGTATTGGAGGCAGTGCGTAAAGTGAATATGATTTTGTGGAATGTTTATAAGTTTTATGAATTATTTGCAACTGATGTTGTTTTGGAAGGAGTGGAGCAACCAACGGAGTCACAGAATGTTTTGGATAAATGGATTTTGGCACGTTTGAATCAGTTGATAACTGAAGTGACAAAAGGTATGCATGAATATAATTTACCAAAAGCGACACGACCGATTATAGAATTTATCGACGATTTGTCGACTTGGTATATTCGTCGTTCAAGAGATAGATTTAAGGGTGATGATGAGGCGGATGCAAAGAACGCCTTGGCGACCACGAAACACGTCTTAATTGAATTAGCAAAATTGATGGCGCCCTTTACGCCATTTATCGCTGAGCAAGTTTGGCAGAAGGTAAGTGGACATGATTTTGGCGATGTGAATCAATCAGTTCATCTTGAAGCGTGGTCTAATGCGGGTCAAGTGAATGTGACTGTTCTAAAAGAAATGGAGCAAGTGCGCAAGATTGTGGAGATGGGACTGGCTGAGAGAGATAAGGCGGGAATAAAAATTCGTCAACCATTAAATCAATTGTTGATTAAAAATTATGACCTACGAACAGACTATGAAAATCTCTTAAAAGATGAATTGAATGTTGAGAATGTGATAGCAGAGCCGGGAACTGAAAATTTAGTAATTGAATTGGATTTGGAAATCACGCCAGACCTTAAACAAAAAGGTATCAAGCGCGAACTAGTTCGCAATATTAATTCCTTGCGCAAGAATGCTGATTTATCAATCGGCGATGACGCGGAGATTTATTATGAGACTGAGAGTGAAGTCTTAAAGACTGTCTTGGAAAAATTCGCGGCAGAGATTATGAATGATACTCTTGGTAAGGCAATCAAATTTGGCGTTGAGCAGGTAGGTGATTCAAAAGAATTTAAAATTGATGGTGAAATGATAAAGTTGGGAGTACGGAAAATATAA
- a CDS encoding rhodanese-like domain-containing protein, which yields MAVKNIGAREMKELLASRESVEIIDVREQDEYDIIHIKDSKLIPMSQIQERADEIDWSKEVVFICRSGARSGVVANFLADNEKKISNLRSGIFECYRDGDCQLEILKEQIGMYF from the coding sequence ATGGCAGTAAAAAACATTGGAGCTCGAGAAATGAAAGAGCTTTTAGCAAGCAGAGAGAGTGTCGAAATAATCGATGTTCGTGAACAAGACGAATATGACATTATTCACATCAAGGATTCAAAATTAATCCCCATGAGTCAGATTCAGGAAAGAGCTGATGAAATTGATTGGAGCAAGGAAGTGGTCTTTATTTGCCGATCTGGAGCACGCAGTGGCGTAGTTGCTAACTTTTTAGCCGACAATGAGAAAAAGATTTCCAATCTTCGTAGTGGTATTTTTGAGTGTTATCGTGATGGTGATTGTCAATTAGAGATTTTGAAAGAGCAAATTGGAATGTATTTCTAA
- a CDS encoding tRNA 4-thiouridine(8) synthase ThiI: MNKKIRALVLLSGGLDSMLAVKVLQEQGIEVVGLSFKSCFFDTLKARESIGQLGIELKEVDFSIDHLKMTKNPPNGYGKNMNPCIDCHGMMLQYAKRIMEDEGFDFVATGEVLGQRPMSQNRTALQRVAKISDLGDRLLRPLSAKLLNETELERIGKIDRGKLQNVEGRGRDKQFELAKKYNITEYPFPGGGCLLTDVSFGQRLKTLFTNWPTCDINDAAILKTGRIYWFNVQSDRILALVGRDMQDNENMLKLIKEDDVLVELVDEIGPTTLIRGLKNLNKEEQILSIDVPNALNFAKEDFLETKTEADILQIVATLTAYYATRLRGKTVKVRIK; encoded by the coding sequence ATGAATAAAAAAATTAGAGCTTTAGTATTACTTTCCGGCGGACTCGATTCGATGCTGGCAGTTAAAGTTTTGCAGGAGCAGGGGATAGAAGTTGTTGGACTTAGTTTTAAGAGCTGTTTTTTTGATACGCTCAAAGCGCGCGAGTCGATTGGGCAGTTGGGAATTGAGCTTAAGGAGGTGGATTTTAGTATCGACCACTTAAAAATGACCAAGAATCCTCCGAATGGTTATGGCAAGAATATGAATCCGTGTATTGATTGCCATGGCATGATGTTGCAATATGCCAAAAGAATTATGGAGGACGAGGGTTTTGATTTTGTGGCGACAGGCGAAGTCTTGGGACAGAGGCCCATGTCGCAAAATCGAACCGCCCTGCAACGAGTGGCGAAAATATCTGACCTGGGAGATCGTCTCTTAAGACCTTTATCTGCGAAATTGCTAAATGAAACTGAGTTGGAGCGCATTGGAAAGATCGATAGAGGTAAATTGCAGAACGTTGAAGGGCGCGGACGCGATAAGCAATTTGAATTAGCCAAAAAATATAATATCACAGAATACCCATTTCCCGGTGGTGGCTGTTTATTAACAGATGTTAGTTTTGGGCAAAGATTGAAGACTTTGTTTACTAATTGGCCAACATGCGATATTAATGATGCCGCTATCTTAAAGACGGGGCGGATTTATTGGTTTAATGTCCAAAGTGATCGTATTTTAGCCTTGGTGGGTAGGGATATGCAGGATAATGAAAATATGTTAAAATTAATAAAGGAGGATGATGTTTTGGTTGAATTGGTTGACGAGATTGGTCCAACTACTTTAATCAGAGGATTAAAAAATTTAAACAAGGAGGAACAAATATTAAGTATTGATGTTCCTAATGCTCTAAATTTTGCCAAAGAAGATTTTTTGGAAACAAAAACCGAGGCAGATATTCTCCAAATAGTAGCCACTCTTACCGCTTATTACGCAACCAGACTAAGAGGGAAAACTGTTAAAGTTCGCATTAAATAA